One genomic segment of Ipomoea triloba cultivar NCNSP0323 chromosome 9, ASM357664v1 includes these proteins:
- the LOC116028734 gene encoding tropinone reductase homolog, whose protein sequence is MASWCFNDKTVLVTGGARGIGLAIVEELAKYGAHIYTCALEPNELDQCLQDWNSKGYKVSGLSCNLAVQDERENLMKIVGDHFNGKLDILVNNAGVALYTEAKDCSPKDWSLVMSTNLEASFNISQLAYPLLKASGNGSVVFVSSAAGVIATPGSTIYGTSKAAINHLTKNLACEWAKDNIRVNAVAPWIISTPLTNLVRQDPAARESLDGMINRTPLRRTGETIEVSGPVAFLCSPMAAYITGHILCVDGGASINGCP, encoded by the exons ATGGCATCATGGTGTTTCAACGACAAGACTGTCCTCGTCACCGGTGGTGCTCGAGGAATAGG GCTTGCTATAGTAGAAGAGCTAGCGAAATATGGGGCCCATATATATACTTGTGCTCTGGAACCAAATGAACTGGACCAATGTTTACAAGACTGGAATAGTAAGGGGTACAAAGTATCAGGACTGTCCTGTAACCTTGCTGTTCAAGACGAGCGCGAAAATCTTATGAAAATCGTTGGTGACCACTTCAACGGAAAGCTTGATATCTTG GTAAACAATGCAGGTGTTGCATTATATACGGAAGCTAAGGATTGTAGTCCAAAAGATTGGTCTCTTGTTATGAGCACCAATCTTGAGGCTTCTTTCAACATATCTCAGTTGGCATATCCTTTGCTAAAAGCCTCTGGAAACGGAAGCGTAGTGTTTGTGTCCTCTGCTGCGGGGGTTATTGCCACACCTGGTTCTACTATCTATGGAACATCCAAAG cGGCAATAAACCATCTGACAAAGAACTTAGCATGCGAGTGGGCAAAAGATAATATTCGCGTCAATGCAGTGGCACCATGGATCATCTCAACCCCTCTTACTAATTTAGTCCGC CAAGATCCTGCAGCAAGAGAATCACTGGATGGTATGATCAATAGGACGCCATTGCGTCGTACCGGTGAAACTATAGAGGTTTCTGGGCCAGTGGCGTTCCTATGCTCCCCAATGGCTGCATATATTACTGGCCATATTCTATGTGTAGATGGAGGAGCTAGCATCAATGGTTGTCCTTAA